One Streptosporangium sp. NBC_01495 DNA window includes the following coding sequences:
- a CDS encoding NAD-dependent succinate-semialdehyde dehydrogenase, whose protein sequence is MSDPMNVLAPEHRRLRIGDAWRDAAGGATFVVEDPATGKTIAEVADAGVVDGLAALDVASKAMAEWAATPPRKRSELLTATYRALTERSEEVARLITLEMGKPLAEARGEVAYGAEFFRWFAEEAVRVEGRYNTAPAGGYRILTVPKPVGPCVFVTPWNFPLAMGARKIAPALAAGCTTITKPAAQTPLTMLFLARIMEEVGVPPGVVNVVTTKRAGEVVSALLADRRTRKLSFTGSTEVGRVLLRQAADNVLRTSMELGGNAALIVCADADLDVALDGAMVAKMRNIGESCIAANRIYVEEPVREEFTARFAERMGALSVGHGLDDGVDVGALIDEASVTKIDELVTDAVNRGARVLVGGERPDGPGHFYPPTVLVDVPEDARMLEAEIFGPVAPIISFTSDDEVMAKANDTEHGLVGYVFTRDLQRALRFTEGLETGMVGINRGLISDPSAPFGGVKQSGIGKEGSHEGILEYLDVTYAAIDLP, encoded by the coding sequence ATGAGTGACCCGATGAACGTCCTGGCCCCCGAGCACCGGCGGCTCCGGATTGGCGACGCCTGGCGCGATGCCGCCGGCGGAGCCACCTTTGTCGTCGAGGACCCGGCCACCGGCAAGACCATCGCCGAGGTGGCGGACGCCGGCGTCGTTGACGGGCTCGCCGCTCTGGACGTGGCGAGCAAGGCAATGGCGGAGTGGGCGGCGACCCCGCCGCGAAAACGGTCAGAGTTGTTGACCGCGACGTACCGGGCACTGACCGAGCGATCCGAGGAGGTCGCCCGGCTGATAACGCTCGAGATGGGCAAGCCGCTCGCCGAGGCTCGGGGAGAGGTGGCCTATGGCGCCGAGTTCTTCCGTTGGTTCGCCGAGGAGGCGGTGCGCGTCGAGGGGCGCTACAACACCGCTCCCGCTGGTGGGTATCGCATCCTCACCGTGCCGAAGCCGGTCGGACCGTGCGTCTTCGTGACACCCTGGAACTTTCCGTTGGCCATGGGTGCCCGCAAGATCGCTCCTGCGCTGGCGGCGGGCTGCACGACGATCACCAAGCCAGCGGCCCAGACGCCACTCACCATGCTGTTCCTGGCCCGCATCATGGAGGAGGTCGGCGTTCCCCCGGGCGTCGTCAACGTCGTGACAACCAAGCGTGCCGGCGAGGTGGTCTCAGCACTGCTGGCCGACCGTCGGACCCGCAAGCTTTCGTTCACCGGGTCGACCGAGGTCGGGCGCGTGCTGCTACGACAGGCGGCGGACAACGTGCTGCGCACCTCCATGGAACTGGGCGGCAACGCGGCCTTGATCGTGTGTGCCGACGCGGACCTGGACGTCGCGCTCGACGGTGCCATGGTGGCCAAGATGCGCAACATCGGGGAGTCCTGCATCGCGGCCAACCGAATCTACGTCGAGGAGCCGGTGCGCGAGGAGTTCACGGCGCGCTTCGCCGAGCGGATGGGCGCGCTCTCGGTGGGCCATGGTCTCGACGACGGCGTGGACGTCGGGGCGTTGATCGACGAGGCCTCGGTCACCAAGATCGACGAGCTCGTCACCGACGCGGTCAATCGCGGCGCCCGTGTCTTGGTGGGCGGCGAGCGTCCGGATGGGCCGGGCCACTTCTACCCGCCTACGGTCCTCGTCGACGTGCCCGAAGACGCGCGGATGCTGGAGGCGGAAATCTTCGGCCCGGTGGCGCCGATCATCTCGTTCACGTCCGACGACGAGGTAATGGCGAAGGCCAACGACACCGAGCACGGCCTGGTCGGATACGTCTTCACCCGTGACCTCCAGCGGGCGCTCCGGTTCACCGAGGGGCTGGAGACGGGGATGGTCGGCATCAACCGTGGTCTGATCTCGGACCCGTCGGCTCCGTTCGGAGGCGTGAAGCAGTCCGGGATCGGCAAGGAGGGGTCGCACGAGGGCATCCTTGAGTACCTCGACGTCACCTACGCGGCGATCGACCTACCGTGA
- a CDS encoding Ldh family oxidoreductase → MTGPLLRVPAEDHRALCTHDLTGLHPWGGTRAMVGTNPPAPGDAVDSAGVRATDAAAAVDGAISPFGGPKGYALGLMIEVLVATLTRTALGDDVRGTLDPTGPPTKGDVFIAMEPRAPGHDRVWEPGARLRHPAAKLADAVPVSQVTWTSAQQITADVPERH, encoded by the coding sequence GTGACCGGCCCGCTGCTCCGGGTGCCCGCCGAGGATCACCGCGCCCTGTGCACACATGACCTGACCGGCCTCCACCCGTGGGGCGGGACCCGGGCCATGGTCGGCACGAATCCGCCGGCACCCGGGGACGCCGTCGACTCCGCCGGTGTGCGCGCCACAGACGCGGCCGCGGCGGTGGATGGGGCGATCAGCCCTTTCGGCGGTCCCAAAGGCTACGCCCTCGGGCTCATGATCGAGGTGCTGGTCGCGACCTTGACTCGTACCGCCCTTGGCGACGATGTCCGCGGGACCCTCGACCCGACTGGCCCGCCCACCAAGGGCGACGTCTTCATCGCGATGGAGCCGAGGGCGCCCGGGCACGACCGAGTCTGGGAGCCCGGCGCGCGCCTGCGCCACCCGGCAGCCAAGCTTGCCGACGCCGTTCCGGTCTCGCAGGTGACCTGGACGTCCGCCCAGCAAATCACCGCCGACGTTCCAGAGAGGCACTGA
- a CDS encoding iron-containing alcohol dehydrogenase encodes MLETVRGPRQLIVGEGVAQNIPRVVAECGSRVLIVTDRVLLGQPGVAEIVAAVREKVEVVGVFADATPDVPLADVALAVSVAAEVDADVILAIGGGTVIDLAKIVGVIRRHGGTPRDFYGESKVPGPTIPLVAVPTTSGTGSELTPVSVLTDPDRELKVGVSSVHIVPDFAIVDPELTYTCPATVTAHSGIDAFCHAVESYTARPRAHGPRDPVEQVFLGRNPITDHYALLAAERIARSLPRVVRDGGDKDARADMSYGSMLAGLAFSHAGNAAPHALQYPIGAATHTPHGLGVGLLLPYALDAARDAIGDRLAILAGVCGLDVTDASDAEAADTFLTWLDGLLADIGIPTTLADIGVARADLPRFAEMASGVTRLIQNHPGPTDTASLTAILEAAWIGDRTRHVLTPEQR; translated from the coding sequence ATGCTTGAGACCGTCCGCGGACCACGCCAGCTGATAGTGGGCGAAGGGGTCGCGCAGAACATCCCACGAGTGGTGGCCGAGTGTGGCTCGCGAGTCCTCATCGTGACCGACCGGGTTCTTCTGGGGCAGCCGGGCGTGGCCGAGATCGTGGCCGCCGTGCGGGAGAAGGTCGAAGTCGTCGGGGTGTTCGCCGACGCGACTCCGGACGTGCCACTCGCCGATGTCGCCCTGGCCGTCTCGGTCGCCGCAGAGGTGGACGCCGACGTAATCCTCGCCATCGGGGGTGGCACGGTGATCGACCTCGCCAAAATCGTCGGCGTCATCCGGCGCCACGGTGGGACGCCGCGCGACTTCTACGGCGAGTCGAAGGTGCCGGGGCCGACGATTCCTCTCGTCGCGGTCCCGACGACGTCAGGCACCGGCTCCGAGCTCACGCCCGTCTCGGTGTTGACCGACCCGGACCGCGAGCTGAAGGTGGGGGTCTCCAGCGTCCACATCGTGCCCGACTTCGCCATCGTCGACCCCGAGCTCACCTACACCTGCCCTGCGACCGTCACTGCCCACTCCGGCATCGACGCGTTTTGTCACGCGGTGGAGAGCTACACCGCGCGACCCCGGGCCCACGGACCGCGCGACCCGGTGGAGCAGGTCTTCCTCGGCCGTAACCCGATCACCGATCACTACGCGCTCCTGGCCGCGGAGCGGATCGCCCGCAGCTTGCCCCGTGTCGTCAGGGACGGAGGCGACAAGGACGCGCGCGCGGACATGTCCTATGGGTCCATGCTGGCCGGGCTCGCATTTTCCCACGCGGGCAACGCGGCTCCGCACGCCCTCCAGTACCCCATCGGCGCAGCCACCCACACCCCGCACGGCCTGGGCGTCGGGCTGCTGCTGCCCTACGCGCTGGACGCGGCCAGGGATGCCATCGGCGACCGGTTGGCCATCCTCGCCGGGGTGTGCGGGCTCGACGTGACCGACGCCTCGGATGCCGAGGCCGCAGATACGTTCCTCACCTGGCTCGACGGGCTCCTTGCCGACATCGGCATCCCTACCACCTTGGCGGACATCGGCGTGGCACGCGCCGACCTCCCGCGCTTCGCGGAGATGGCCAGTGGCGTCACCCGCTTGATCCAGAACCATCCAGGCCCGACCGACACCGCCAGCCTGACCGCGATCCTCGAAGCGGCCTGGATCGGGGACCGGACCCGACACGTCCTGACTCCGGAGCAGAGATAG
- a CDS encoding IS5 family transposase (programmed frameshift) has product MRKGEQLPWIVSDELWARIEPLLPRAERRYRHPGRKRLDDRKALCGILFVLYTAIPWEFLPQELGFGSGMTCWRRLRDWHQAGVWDRLHQTLLAELQAGEQLDWSKAVIDSSHVRAPQGGPTTGPSPVDRAKTGSKHHVITDGNGIPLAVSLTGGNRNDVLRLMPLLEAVPPVRGKVGKVGKPRRRPAALYADRAYDHDCHRRSVREKHVTPVIARRGTAHGSGLGVHRWVVEQTIALLHWFRRLRIRWEIRDDIHEAFLILALAIICWRRLAR; this is encoded by the exons ATGAGGAAGGGTGAGCAGCTGCCCTGGATCGTCTCGGACGAGCTGTGGGCGCGGATCGAACCATTGTTGCCGAGAGCGGAGCGCCGCTACCGGCACCCTGGGCGTAAGCGGCTGGACGACCGTAAGGCGCTATGCGGGATCTTGTTCGTGCTCTACACCGCGATCCCGTGGGAGTTCCTGCCGCAGGAACTGGGTTTTGGCTCGGGGATGACGTGCTGGCGTCGGTTGCGTGACTGGCATCAGGCCGGGGTCTGGGACCGGTTGCATCAGACGTTGCTGGCCGAGTTGCAGGCCGGCGAGCAGCTGGACTGGTCCAAGGCGGTGATCGACAGCTCCCACGTGCGGGCGC CTCAAGGGGGGCCCACAACCGGTCCGAGCCCGGTCGACCGCGCCAAAACGGGCTCGAAACACCATGTGATCACCGATGGCAACGGCATTCCACTGGCCGTGAGCCTGACCGGCGGCAACCGCAACGACGTGCTGCGGTTGATGCCGCTGCTCGAGGCGGTTCCACCGGTGCGCGGCAAGGTGGGCAAGGTGGGCAAGCCCCGTCGACGCCCTGCGGCGCTGTATGCCGACCGGGCCTACGACCACGATTGCCACCGCCGCTCGGTGCGCGAGAAACACGTCACACCGGTCATCGCCCGCCGCGGCACCGCGCACGGTTCTGGCCTCGGCGTCCACCGCTGGGTCGTCGAACAGACGATCGCCCTGCTGCACTGGTTTCGCCGACTACGCATCCGCTGGGAGATCCGCGACGACATTCACGAGGCCTTCCTGATCCTCGCTCTGGCAATCATCTGCTGGCGCCGCCTCGCCCGCTGA
- a CDS encoding DUF6461 domain-containing protein, with amino-acid sequence MSDADFIPLRITYRTHGRDTSLRIRTWAKAKGYSVSDRGRVAPEIIDAFFAAHPEVYEQARTFEMVHATARTPGASPEDYEWQGKDDSRLGDIYTIVFVRRLDEREVLHRLGAADEDIRLIGDGDYSYPEGPQVITVRRIGDWTVAIEDCGWRGAQGEVLDALSRDGGEVVVVQRHDYAQHLVAYAVDGRLITNINPGFPIDRQGSDPDRLNRHLRELGIDPAADDSIDNPIPAALALATRVTGVMITPQHLRRPALGAAIPGACL; translated from the coding sequence ATGTCCGATGCCGACTTCATCCCCCTTCGCATCACCTACCGGACGCACGGGCGTGACACCTCCCTCCGCATCCGCACATGGGCGAAGGCGAAGGGCTACTCCGTCAGCGACCGTGGCCGGGTCGCTCCGGAGATCATCGACGCCTTCTTCGCCGCCCATCCTGAGGTCTATGAACAGGCGCGCACGTTCGAAATGGTTCACGCCACCGCGAGGACCCCCGGCGCGTCCCCGGAGGATTACGAATGGCAGGGGAAGGATGACAGTCGGCTCGGGGACATCTACACGATCGTTTTCGTTCGTAGGCTCGACGAGCGCGAGGTGCTGCATCGGCTCGGTGCCGCGGACGAGGACATCCGGCTGATCGGAGACGGGGACTACTCCTATCCGGAAGGACCCCAGGTCATCACCGTGAGGCGAATCGGGGACTGGACCGTCGCGATCGAGGATTGCGGCTGGCGCGGCGCGCAAGGGGAAGTTTTGGACGCTTTATCACGCGACGGCGGAGAGGTTGTGGTGGTGCAGCGGCATGACTACGCCCAGCACCTCGTTGCCTATGCCGTCGACGGCCGACTCATTACCAACATCAACCCGGGGTTTCCCATCGACAGACAGGGCTCGGATCCCGACCGGCTCAATCGTCACCTCCGTGAGCTGGGCATCGATCCGGCCGCCGACGACTCCATCGACAACCCCATCCCGGCGGCCCTGGCACTCGCCACCCGCGTCACCGGTGTCATGATCACTCCGCAACACCTTCGCCGCCCCGCCCTCGGCGCCGCCATACCCGGTGCCTGCTTATGA
- a CDS encoding class I SAM-dependent methyltransferase, with protein MKSADGGNLQELLDEQVVYYRAIAAEYERHALPFPGTSELSAALDAFRPTGSVLELACGPGRWTAQLLQHATDVTAVDASPEMLAIASTRVSEDERVRFVSADLFRWQPDRRYDVVFFGFWLSHVPPERFASFWSLVADCLKPEGRVFFVDDGYRTADELIEGEQSATIQRQLMDGTAYRIVKVPHRPPDLERQLEQIGWRIKIHSTSGPFYWGAGNRA; from the coding sequence ATGAAATCGGCTGATGGCGGGAACCTGCAAGAACTACTAGACGAACAGGTCGTCTACTACCGGGCGATTGCCGCAGAATACGAGCGCCACGCTCTACCCTTTCCCGGAACCTCTGAGCTGTCGGCGGCGCTCGATGCGTTCCGGCCGACCGGCAGCGTGCTCGAACTCGCCTGCGGTCCAGGCAGATGGACCGCCCAACTGCTCCAGCACGCCACCGATGTCACGGCCGTGGACGCGTCTCCAGAAATGCTCGCCATCGCCTCGACGCGGGTGAGCGAGGACGAGCGGGTGCGCTTCGTGTCGGCCGACCTGTTCCGCTGGCAGCCGGACCGTCGTTACGACGTCGTCTTCTTCGGGTTCTGGCTGTCGCACGTTCCGCCCGAACGCTTCGCGTCATTCTGGTCGCTGGTGGCCGACTGCCTGAAACCGGAGGGGCGGGTGTTCTTCGTCGACGACGGCTACCGTACCGCCGACGAACTCATCGAGGGTGAGCAATCCGCGACCATACAACGCCAGCTCATGGACGGGACCGCCTACCGGATCGTCAAAGTCCCGCACCGCCCGCCGGACCTCGAACGACAGCTCGAGCAGATCGGATGGCGCATCAAGATTCACTCGACCTCTGGGCCGTTCTACTGGGGAGCAGGAAACCGGGCCTGA
- a CDS encoding TetR/AcrR family transcriptional regulator → MPKIVDHDARRRHIAEAVHRIIHDKGMNNVSLREVAAEAGMSMGAVQYYVTTKDQMLLLALEHIGIWIGNRVAAVAARRSTPLDLLRDTVLELLPLDDERSYLNRVGLAFQASSVVDDDQAAAMRLGVPLLLSLFAEQIRAAQAAGQLTAHLDADKEASILYAFAQGIVNATLVGHYTPEEVAALLDYHLARLRAG, encoded by the coding sequence ATGCCGAAGATCGTCGACCACGACGCCCGGCGACGGCACATCGCCGAGGCCGTGCACCGCATCATCCACGACAAGGGCATGAATAACGTCAGCCTCAGGGAGGTCGCCGCCGAGGCCGGAATGTCCATGGGCGCGGTGCAGTACTACGTCACGACGAAGGACCAGATGCTGCTGCTGGCGCTGGAGCACATCGGAATCTGGATCGGCAACCGGGTGGCAGCCGTGGCCGCGCGCCGGTCCACGCCGCTCGACCTGCTGCGGGACACCGTGCTGGAGCTGTTGCCGCTGGACGACGAGCGCAGTTACCTGAACCGCGTCGGGCTGGCGTTCCAGGCGAGCTCGGTGGTGGACGACGACCAGGCGGCGGCGATGCGGCTCGGGGTGCCGCTCCTGCTGTCCTTGTTCGCCGAGCAGATCAGGGCCGCCCAGGCCGCCGGGCAGCTCACCGCCCACCTGGACGCAGACAAGGAGGCGAGCATCCTGTATGCCTTCGCGCAGGGCATCGTGAACGCCACCCTGGTCGGGCACTACACACCCGAGGAGGTCGCGGCGTTGCTCGACTACCACTTGGCACGGCTTCGCGCGGGGTGA
- a CDS encoding glycosyltransferase, whose translation MRVLIVGVGTRGDVAPYTGLGMRLREAGHEVAIAAHEPYAELVTDAGLEYLPLPGDPLPALTGRFSISAFKEYSEQLMDGLTQIAEQEADLLLLGMAGAQGCHVAEAMGVPSMGVHLQPIDPTGDFPPVMSLFRQSLGRWGNRRTARLAFESPAAGPLLAGMSTKMRARLGLPPMTPRALYRRREDTRWPVFHGVSPLVVPRPADWRPGLEITGYWWPLQPRGWQPDPVLRDFLTSGPPPVFVSAAGPGPVGRSLGRGRRGARRRGGEPAPSHPRARPPNRVTAAERPTRLADRRKRRFGSVSPLTPG comes from the coding sequence ATGCGAGTTTTAATCGTCGGGGTCGGCACACGGGGGGACGTGGCGCCGTACACGGGACTGGGAATGCGCTTACGCGAGGCCGGGCACGAGGTGGCGATCGCCGCGCACGAGCCGTACGCGGAGCTCGTGACCGATGCGGGCCTGGAGTATCTGCCACTTCCCGGAGATCCGCTCCCCGCACTGACCGGCCGCTTCTCCATCAGCGCGTTCAAGGAGTACAGCGAGCAGCTCATGGACGGCCTGACCCAGATCGCCGAGCAGGAGGCAGACCTGCTCCTGCTGGGCATGGCGGGCGCGCAGGGCTGTCACGTCGCCGAGGCGATGGGCGTGCCGAGCATGGGGGTGCACCTGCAGCCGATAGATCCCACGGGCGACTTTCCGCCGGTCATGAGCCTGTTCCGTCAATCGCTCGGACGGTGGGGAAACCGCAGGACGGCCCGGCTCGCGTTCGAGTCGCCCGCCGCCGGCCCGTTGCTCGCCGGGATGAGCACGAAGATGCGGGCCCGGCTCGGGTTGCCCCCGATGACCCCGCGCGCCCTCTACCGGCGCCGGGAGGACACGCGCTGGCCGGTCTTCCACGGGGTCAGCCCGCTGGTGGTGCCGCGCCCGGCCGACTGGCGGCCGGGGCTGGAGATCACGGGTTACTGGTGGCCGCTCCAACCGCGAGGCTGGCAGCCGGATCCGGTGCTGCGCGACTTCCTGACATCGGGGCCCCCGCCGGTCTTCGTCTCGGCAGCGGGCCCAGGCCCTGTCGGTCGGAGTCTCGGCAGAGGACGGCGCGGCGCCCGTCGTCGAGGCGGTGAACCAGCTCCAAGTCACCCGCGGGCCCGGCCGCCGAACAGGGTGACAGCCGCCGAACGTCCAACACGTTTGGCCGACCGGCGGAAACGGCGCTTCGGATCGGTGTCACCGCTCACTCCTGGCTGA
- a CDS encoding acyltransferase domain-containing protein: MDLDAIAARLGVPVEDVDRVHRLAGDRPSAPLPAKADAPAILDRLAVRPDDAAEIMAGWPDPDSPLWTPELRWLLDRSIALVRADLGGHSWLSPGPELPRERGPAWRHLYVYAYLALVDVVTGYHRDHGIADAVSWVTLADLGRNLAIDRRMHREGWPVMQGWLTLHARGGIYELGRLQYHRGGTTPTIDLHIPESGPMTPETVAASLDEARVFFPRHFPDERYTAFSCGSWLLDPQLLEYLPGDSNIVRFQRRFELEPYQEPEGLDADVEVLRFVFRTLTTPLDQLPRRTVLQRAIVDHLKAGRHWYVRRGRFPIRPHS; encoded by the coding sequence GTGGATCTGGACGCCATCGCCGCCAGGCTCGGGGTACCCGTCGAGGACGTCGACCGCGTGCACCGGCTCGCCGGCGACCGTCCGTCTGCTCCGCTGCCCGCCAAGGCCGACGCGCCCGCGATCCTCGACCGGCTCGCGGTGCGGCCGGACGACGCCGCCGAGATCATGGCGGGCTGGCCCGATCCCGACTCTCCACTGTGGACGCCGGAGCTGCGCTGGCTGCTCGACCGCTCGATCGCCCTGGTCCGCGCCGATCTCGGGGGCCACAGCTGGCTGTCGCCCGGTCCGGAGTTGCCGCGCGAACGGGGCCCCGCCTGGCGGCATCTCTACGTGTACGCGTACCTGGCCCTGGTCGACGTTGTCACGGGATACCACCGCGACCACGGCATCGCCGATGCCGTGTCGTGGGTGACCCTCGCGGACCTGGGCCGCAACCTCGCGATCGACCGGCGGATGCACCGCGAGGGCTGGCCGGTCATGCAGGGCTGGCTGACGCTGCACGCGCGCGGCGGCATCTACGAGCTGGGCCGGCTGCAGTACCACCGCGGCGGCACCACCCCCACCATCGACCTGCACATCCCCGAGTCAGGGCCGATGACCCCGGAGACGGTCGCGGCGTCGCTCGACGAGGCCCGCGTGTTCTTCCCGCGCCACTTTCCCGACGAGCGCTACACGGCGTTCTCCTGCGGCTCGTGGCTGCTCGACCCGCAGCTGCTGGAGTACCTGCCCGGGGACTCCAACATCGTCCGGTTCCAGCGGAGGTTCGAGCTGGAGCCCTACCAGGAGCCGGAAGGGCTGGACGCCGACGTCGAGGTGCTGCGGTTCGTGTTCCGCACCCTGACCACGCCGCTCGACCAGCTGCCGCGCCGCACCGTGCTCCAGCGCGCGATCGTCGACCACCTGAAGGCCGGCCGCCACTGGTACGTCCGCCGCGGCCGCTTCCCGATCCGGCCGCACTCCTGA
- a CDS encoding GNAT family N-acetyltransferase codes for MSQLRTLSATEVPSERLLLRRALHDADREGFIELSTDPEVQAYIGGPQPRSDVEQRFDAAIANATSRPGNYVIADNTTNRFIGTLMLARRSTDSPGHVTEDGEKLELGYVLRRSAWGAGFAFEAATAALRAAADELPDQPVLLVTQTANKRSLKLAARLGFRPISTFEEFGAEQALCTAPLSMFRI; via the coding sequence ATGAGCCAATTGCGCACGCTATCTGCCACGGAGGTCCCTTCGGAACGGCTCCTGCTTCGCAGAGCGTTGCACGATGCCGACCGTGAAGGATTCATCGAGCTCTCGACCGATCCCGAGGTTCAGGCATACATCGGTGGTCCCCAGCCTCGGAGTGATGTCGAGCAGCGCTTCGACGCGGCAATCGCCAACGCGACATCCAGGCCCGGCAACTATGTCATCGCGGACAACACGACGAACCGGTTTATCGGAACATTGATGCTCGCCCGCCGGTCGACCGACAGCCCTGGGCATGTCACCGAGGATGGCGAGAAACTGGAACTGGGCTATGTACTGCGGCGCAGCGCCTGGGGCGCGGGGTTCGCATTCGAGGCCGCGACGGCCGCGTTGCGCGCCGCGGCTGACGAACTCCCCGACCAGCCGGTCTTGCTCGTGACCCAGACCGCGAACAAGCGATCTCTGAAACTCGCCGCCCGCCTTGGCTTTCGCCCCATCAGCACGTTCGAGGAGTTCGGCGCTGAGCAGGCCCTCTGCACGGCTCCCCTGTCCATGTTCCGAATCTGA
- a CDS encoding S8 family serine peptidase, with protein MNASALTVSVASHDGTPVMDARVTRVDSSREQVTVTTDRKGQARFDVPPSEPATIVVIAQGYAPDSREIGGGYPTRPDGVEQFVLGPAGWPHYNRGRVRVPFQPILDAVGVRLNRPSGEDDTVRDVERLNGDASRLIRFDDEQVVVLRVPELRQESDEPDNVVREVSPSRAQRVDNGVDAGHPSVAVTLTDGTSKIARLFDFNGMVADNDATNTGESADHGMCCASAATGAADNGEGMAGVAGNCHLISVDSLHATAHGRTIDPCGSGTTSAFTRRRVSVKLWRGRSGARGRCSTTGCA; from the coding sequence ATGAACGCATCGGCACTGACGGTCTCGGTCGCGTCCCACGACGGCACGCCCGTGATGGACGCCCGGGTGACCCGGGTGGACAGCTCGCGAGAACAGGTGACGGTCACCACGGACCGCAAGGGGCAGGCGCGCTTCGATGTTCCCCCTTCGGAACCGGCCACCATCGTTGTCATCGCCCAGGGCTACGCGCCCGACTCCCGCGAGATCGGCGGCGGCTACCCCACACGCCCGGACGGCGTCGAGCAGTTCGTCCTGGGACCGGCCGGATGGCCGCACTACAACCGGGGCCGGGTGCGCGTCCCGTTCCAGCCCATCCTGGACGCCGTCGGTGTACGGCTCAACCGTCCGTCCGGGGAGGACGACACGGTGCGCGATGTCGAGAGGCTGAACGGCGACGCCTCGCGGCTGATCCGTTTCGACGACGAGCAGGTCGTGGTCTTGCGCGTGCCGGAGCTGCGCCAGGAGAGCGACGAGCCGGACAACGTGGTCCGGGAGGTGTCGCCGAGCCGGGCTCAGCGGGTCGACAACGGCGTCGACGCCGGGCACCCGAGCGTCGCGGTCACCCTCACCGACGGCACCTCGAAGATCGCGCGGCTGTTCGACTTCAACGGGATGGTGGCCGACAACGACGCGACCAACACCGGTGAGAGCGCGGACCACGGCATGTGCTGCGCCTCCGCGGCCACCGGAGCGGCGGACAACGGTGAGGGTATGGCGGGTGTCGCCGGCAACTGCCACCTCATCTCTGTGGATTCCCTGCACGCCACGGCGCATGGACGCACAATTGATCCGTGCGGCTCAGGTACAACTTCCGCCTTTACCCGTCGCCGGGTCAGCGTCAAGCTCTGGCGCGGGCGTTCGGGTGCGCGCGGACGGTGTTCAACGACGGGCTGCGCCTGA